A genomic segment from Pseudomonas sessilinigenes encodes:
- a CDS encoding sulfate ABC transporter substrate-binding protein yields MSSIRRYALAALASAVFAGSAVAKDYELLNVSYDPTRELYQDYNAEFVSFWKKEHPGDNVKIQQSHGGSGKQGRAVIDGLRADVVTLALAGDIDEIAKLGKTLPADWQQRLPDASTPYTSTIVFLVRKGNPKGIKDWGDLIKKDVSVITPNPKTSGGARWNFLAAWAYGLKAGGSEAKAKDYVQELFKHVPVLDTGARGSTITFVNNGQGDVLLAWENEAFLALKEDGGADKFDIVVPSLSILAEPPVAVVDKNAEKKGNTAIAEAYLKHLYSPAGQEIAAKNFYRPRDKDVAAKYAQQFPKLELVTIDKDFGGWKTAQPKFFNDGGVFDQIYQAQ; encoded by the coding sequence ATGTCGTCGATTCGCCGTTATGCCCTGGCTGCCCTCGCCAGCGCCGTTTTTGCCGGTTCCGCCGTAGCCAAGGACTATGAGCTGCTCAACGTGTCCTACGACCCGACCCGCGAGCTGTACCAGGACTACAACGCCGAGTTCGTAAGCTTCTGGAAGAAGGAGCACCCCGGCGACAACGTGAAGATCCAGCAATCCCACGGTGGTTCGGGCAAGCAGGGCCGGGCGGTGATCGACGGCCTGCGCGCCGACGTGGTGACCCTGGCGCTGGCCGGCGACATCGACGAAATCGCCAAGCTCGGCAAGACCCTGCCGGCGGACTGGCAGCAGCGCTTGCCCGACGCCAGCACGCCCTACACCTCGACCATCGTGTTCCTGGTGCGCAAGGGCAATCCCAAGGGCATCAAGGACTGGGGCGACCTGATCAAGAAGGACGTCTCGGTGATCACCCCCAACCCGAAGACCTCCGGCGGCGCCCGCTGGAACTTCCTGGCCGCCTGGGCCTACGGCCTGAAGGCCGGAGGTAGCGAAGCCAAGGCCAAGGACTACGTGCAAGAGCTGTTCAAGCACGTACCGGTGCTGGATACCGGTGCCCGTGGCTCGACCATCACCTTCGTCAACAACGGCCAGGGCGACGTGCTGCTGGCTTGGGAAAACGAAGCCTTCCTGGCACTCAAGGAAGACGGTGGCGCCGACAAGTTCGACATCGTCGTGCCGTCGCTGTCGATCCTCGCCGAACCGCCGGTGGCGGTGGTGGACAAGAACGCCGAGAAGAAGGGCAACACGGCGATCGCCGAAGCCTACCTCAAGCACCTGTACAGCCCGGCCGGCCAGGAGATCGCGGCGAAGAACTTCTATCGTCCACGGGACAAGGACGTGGCGGCCAAATACGCCCAGCAGTTCCCGAAACTGGAGCTGGTGACTATCGACAAGGACTTCGGCGGCTGGAAAACTGCCCAACCGAAATTCTTCAATGACGGTGGCGTGTTCGACCAGATCTACCAGGCCCAGTAA
- the cysT gene encoding sulfate ABC transporter permease subunit CysT has protein sequence MSRRISPVIPGFGLTLGYTLVYLSLIVLIPLAAMFVHAAQLTWDQFWAIVSAPRVLAALKLSFGTALCAAIINGLIGTLLAWVLVRYSFPGRRIIDAMIDLPFALPTAVAGIALTALYAPTGLVGQFATDLGFKIAYTPLGITLALTFVTLPFVVRTVQPVLADIPREVEEAAACLGAKPWQVFRHILVPALLPAWLTGFALAFARGVGEYGSVIFIAGNMPMKTEILPLLIMVKLDQYDYTGATAIGVLMLVVSFILLLLINLLQRRIETP, from the coding sequence ATGTCGCGTCGTATCTCCCCCGTCATACCCGGCTTCGGGCTGACGCTGGGCTACACCTTGGTGTACCTCAGCCTGATTGTGCTCATCCCCCTGGCGGCGATGTTCGTCCATGCCGCACAACTCACCTGGGACCAGTTCTGGGCCATCGTCTCGGCGCCCCGGGTGCTCGCGGCCCTCAAGCTCAGCTTCGGCACCGCCTTGTGCGCGGCGATCATCAACGGCCTGATCGGCACGCTGCTGGCCTGGGTCCTGGTGCGCTACAGCTTCCCCGGGCGGCGGATCATCGATGCGATGATCGACCTGCCCTTCGCCTTGCCCACCGCGGTGGCGGGCATCGCCCTGACCGCGCTGTACGCGCCTACCGGGCTGGTGGGCCAGTTCGCCACCGACCTGGGCTTCAAGATCGCCTACACGCCCTTGGGCATCACCCTGGCGCTGACCTTCGTCACCCTGCCGTTCGTGGTGCGCACGGTGCAGCCGGTGCTGGCGGACATCCCCCGTGAAGTGGAAGAGGCCGCCGCCTGCCTCGGCGCCAAGCCCTGGCAGGTGTTCCGCCATATCCTGGTGCCGGCCTTGCTGCCAGCCTGGCTCACCGGTTTCGCCCTGGCCTTCGCCCGGGGCGTGGGCGAGTACGGTTCGGTGATCTTCATCGCTGGCAACATGCCGATGAAGACCGAGATCCTGCCGCTGCTGATCATGGTCAAGCTCGACCAGTACGATTACACCGGCGCCACTGCCATCGGCGTGCTGATGCTGGTGGTGTCCTTCATCCTGCTGCTGCTGATCAACCTGCTGCAGCGGCGCATCGAAACCCCATAA
- the cysW gene encoding sulfate ABC transporter permease subunit CysW, with product MSQSSIAASSANAARRGNATSRRVLIGLGWLIFALFLLLPLFIVVSQGLKLGLGAFFDAIFEPDALSALKLTVIAVLISVPLNLVFGVCAAWCVSKYSFRGKSILVTLIDLPFSVSPVIAGLVYVLMFGAQGLFGPWLSDHDIQIVFALPGIVLATIFVTVPFVARELIPLMQEQGTQEEEAARLLGANGWQMFWHVTVPNIKWGLIYGVVLCTARAMGEFGAVSVVSGHIRGVTNTLPLHVEILYNEYNHVAAFAVASLLLILALFILLLKQWSESRINRLRASAAEE from the coding sequence ATGTCCCAATCGTCCATCGCCGCCTCGTCGGCCAACGCCGCCCGCCGTGGCAACGCCACTTCGCGGCGGGTATTGATTGGCCTGGGCTGGCTGATCTTTGCCCTGTTCCTGCTACTGCCGCTGTTCATCGTCGTGTCCCAGGGGCTCAAGCTTGGCCTGGGTGCATTCTTCGACGCGATCTTCGAGCCCGACGCCCTGTCGGCCCTCAAGCTCACGGTGATCGCGGTGCTGATCTCGGTGCCGCTGAACCTGGTGTTCGGCGTCTGCGCTGCCTGGTGCGTGAGCAAGTACTCGTTCCGTGGCAAGAGCATCCTGGTGACCCTGATCGACCTGCCGTTCTCGGTGTCGCCAGTGATCGCCGGCCTGGTCTACGTGCTGATGTTCGGCGCCCAGGGGCTGTTCGGTCCGTGGCTGTCGGATCACGACATCCAGATCGTGTTCGCCCTGCCGGGCATCGTCCTGGCCACCATCTTCGTCACCGTACCCTTCGTCGCCCGCGAGCTGATCCCGCTGATGCAGGAGCAGGGCACCCAGGAAGAAGAGGCCGCGCGCCTGCTGGGGGCCAACGGCTGGCAGATGTTCTGGCACGTCACCGTACCCAACATCAAATGGGGCCTGATCTACGGCGTGGTGCTCTGCACCGCCCGGGCCATGGGCGAGTTCGGCGCGGTGTCGGTGGTCTCCGGGCACATTCGCGGGGTCACCAACACCCTGCCGCTGCACGTGGAGATCCTCTACAACGAGTACAACCACGTCGCCGCCTTTGCCGTGGCCAGCCTGTTGCTGATCCTTGCGTTGTTCATCCTGCTGCTCAAGCAGTGGAGCGAATCCCGAATCAACCGCCTGCGCGCCAGCGCCGCGGAGGAATAA
- a CDS encoding sulfate/molybdate ABC transporter ATP-binding protein, with protein MSIEVRNVSKNFNAFKALNSINLDIHSGELVALLGPSGCGKTTLLRIIAGLETPDAGNIVFHGEDVSGHDVRDRNVGFVFQHYALFRHMSVFDNVAFGLRMKPKNQRPSESRIAEKVHELLNMVQLDWLSDRYPEQLSGGQRQRIALARALAVEPKVLLLDEPFGALDAKVRKELRRWLARLHEDINLTSVFVTHDQEEAMEVADRIVVMNKGVIEQIGSPGEVYENPASDFVYHFLGDSNRLHLGEDEHVLFRPHEVSLSRSELEDHHAAQVRDIRPLGATTRVTLKVEGQSELIEAEVVKDHDSLVGLAKGETLFFKPKVWQKVANL; from the coding sequence ATGTCGATCGAAGTCCGTAACGTCAGCAAGAACTTCAACGCCTTCAAGGCCCTGAACAGCATCAACCTGGATATCCACAGCGGTGAGCTGGTGGCGCTGCTCGGCCCCTCGGGCTGCGGCAAGACCACCCTGCTGCGGATCATCGCCGGCCTGGAGACGCCCGATGCCGGCAACATCGTGTTCCACGGCGAGGACGTCTCCGGCCACGATGTGCGCGATCGCAACGTCGGGTTCGTGTTCCAGCACTACGCGTTGTTCCGCCACATGAGCGTGTTCGACAACGTCGCCTTCGGCCTGCGCATGAAGCCCAAGAACCAGCGCCCCAGCGAAAGCCGGATCGCCGAGAAGGTCCATGAACTGCTGAACATGGTGCAGCTGGACTGGCTCTCCGATCGATATCCGGAGCAGCTCTCCGGCGGCCAGCGCCAGCGTATCGCCCTGGCCCGGGCCCTGGCGGTGGAGCCCAAGGTGCTGTTGCTGGACGAGCCCTTCGGCGCGCTGGACGCCAAGGTGCGCAAGGAGCTGCGTCGCTGGCTGGCGCGGCTGCACGAGGACATCAACCTGACCTCGGTGTTCGTCACCCACGACCAGGAAGAGGCCATGGAAGTGGCCGATCGCATCGTGGTGATGAACAAGGGCGTGATCGAGCAGATCGGCTCACCTGGCGAGGTCTATGAGAATCCGGCCAGCGATTTCGTCTATCACTTCCTCGGTGATTCCAACCGCCTGCACCTGGGAGAGGACGAGCATGTGCTGTTCCGGCCCCATGAAGTGTCGCTGTCGCGTTCGGAACTGGAAGATCACCATGCCGCCCAGGTCCGTGATATCCGCCCACTGGGCGCTACCACCCGGGTGACCCTCAAGGTCGAGGGCCAGAGTGAACTGATCGAAGCCGAAGTGGTGAAGGACCATGACAGCCTGGTGGGCCTGGCCAAGGGCGAGACCCTGTTCTTCAAGCCCAAGGTCTGGCAGAAGGTCGCCAACCTCTAA
- a CDS encoding DUF962 domain-containing protein, producing MKSLVDHLSQYATYHRDPRNIASHFIGIPMIVVAVAVLLSRPAWPVAGLMLSPALLLALFSAVFYLRLELRLGLLMSVLMGLSVWIGQVLAAQATGLWLSSGLGLFVLGWVIQFIGHYYEGRKPAFVDDLSGLIIGPLFVVAELAFLLGLRHDLKQQVEARAGGVRANPKRAAI from the coding sequence ATGAAAAGCCTCGTCGATCATCTCAGTCAATACGCGACCTATCACCGCGATCCGCGCAATATCGCCAGCCACTTCATCGGCATCCCGATGATCGTGGTCGCCGTGGCCGTGCTGCTGTCCCGTCCGGCCTGGCCGGTGGCCGGGCTGATGCTTTCGCCAGCGCTGCTGCTGGCCCTGTTCTCGGCGGTGTTCTACCTGCGCCTGGAGCTGCGCCTGGGGTTACTGATGAGCGTGTTGATGGGGCTGTCGGTATGGATCGGGCAAGTGCTGGCGGCCCAAGCCACCGGGCTGTGGCTGAGCAGCGGCCTGGGGCTGTTCGTATTGGGCTGGGTGATCCAGTTCATCGGCCATTACTACGAGGGCCGCAAGCCGGCCTTTGTCGATGATCTGTCGGGCTTGATCATCGGGCCGTTGTTCGTGGTAGCCGAACTGGCGTTCCTGCTCGGGCTGCGTCATGACCTCAAGCAGCAGGTCGAGGCACGGGCGGGGGGTGTGCGGGCCAATCCGAAGCGTGCTGCGATCTAG